In a genomic window of Nostoc sp. UHCC 0870:
- a CDS encoding Rpn family recombination-promoting nuclease/putative transposase: MKRDSIYYQIFKRFPALIFEIIDNHPAQAQNYRFESVEVKETAFRIDGVFLPPENATSRVIFFAEVQFQKDESLYHRFFTESLTYLYRNQSQYDDWYCVVIFPSRSLEPSDTRTHRIFLNSDQVQRIYLDELGTADTLPISINLMQLTIASSEKMAEQAKQLIQRVKLEETGTLPKTEIIEIITTIAVYKFSSLSREEVEAMLGITLEQTRVYQEAKAEGREEGREELLKVAVPLLLKTGMSVEQIAQQFNIAVESVEKYR, translated from the coding sequence ATGAAACGTGACTCTATTTATTACCAAATTTTCAAACGATTTCCAGCCTTAATATTTGAAATCATTGATAACCACCCTGCACAGGCGCAAAACTATCGATTTGAATCAGTGGAAGTAAAAGAAACCGCCTTTCGTATTGATGGTGTTTTTTTACCACCAGAAAACGCAACATCTAGAGTTATCTTTTTTGCCGAAGTTCAATTTCAGAAAGATGAAAGTCTTTATCATCGATTTTTTACCGAGTCGCTCACCTATTTGTACCGCAATCAATCTCAATACGATGATTGGTACTGTGTAGTAATATTTCCATCACGGAGTTTAGAGCCAAGCGACACAAGAACTCATCGCATATTTTTAAACAGCGACCAAGTGCAACGCATTTATTTAGATGAGTTAGGGACTGCTGATACTCTGCCAATCAGCATCAACTTAATGCAGTTAACAATTGCATCCTCTGAAAAAATGGCAGAGCAAGCCAAGCAACTAATTCAAAGGGTAAAATTAGAAGAAACAGGCACACTGCCGAAAACCGAAATCATCGAAATCATTACAACAATTGCTGTTTACAAGTTTTCGTCTTTGAGTAGAGAGGAAGTAGAAGCTATGCTAGGAATAACTTTAGAGCAAACAAGAGTATATCAGGAAGCCAAAGCTGAAGGTCGAGAAGAAGGTCGAGAAGAACTGTTGAAAGTTGCTGTCCCACTGTTACTAAAAACTGGGATGAGTGTAGAACAGATTGCTCAACAATTTAATATTGCTGTGGAATCTGTGGAGAAATACAGGTAA
- a CDS encoding NUDIX domain-containing protein — translation MKVLAFFSAPVQYARSLWRIGQTVLGIIFRHPITGTSIIPILPDGRIVLIRRRDNGLWGLPGGMVDWGQDIPTTVHRELMEETGLEVIKIKRLVGVYSSPDRDPRIHSICVAVEAEVQGNMAIQDELEVMEIQAFPPHALPLDPMSHDHARQLRDYLNGLTTIA, via the coding sequence TTGAAAGTTCTTGCTTTTTTTTCTGCACCTGTCCAATACGCACGTAGTCTGTGGCGTATTGGACAAACCGTACTAGGTATTATTTTCCGTCATCCGATTACAGGAACTAGTATCATTCCGATATTACCTGACGGAAGAATCGTATTGATCCGGCGGCGAGATAATGGTCTTTGGGGATTACCTGGGGGTATGGTGGACTGGGGACAAGATATACCCACTACAGTCCATCGGGAGTTAATGGAAGAAACTGGACTGGAGGTAATAAAAATTAAGCGGTTAGTTGGGGTTTACTCTTCTCCAGACCGTGACCCCAGAATTCATTCAATTTGTGTGGCGGTAGAAGCGGAAGTGCAAGGGAATATGGCGATTCAGGATGAATTAGAAGTCATGGAAATCCAAGCTTTTCCTCCTCATGCCCTACCTCTAGACCCAATGTCTCATGACCACGCCCGCCAGCTACGAGACTATTTGAATGGCTTGACAACCATAGCTTGA
- a CDS encoding HEAT repeat domain-containing protein, which translates to MTSTEGVALQVDDVYVPLGLVERKKQPKPQGDISPEQGSELYKETEITKTFKHDAFLEEVLKQKNTPKSQGRRIAIIGEPGAGKTTLLQQIADWVSCEIDRSIVIWVSLADLRGQELRPYLFETWLTQVAQKTGKAEASKQLKDDFVALFKQSNVWLLLDGLDEMSASSANPLTEIARQFREGGLISQARIVLTCRVNLWDGNVNALDDFDNYRTLDFSYPEQVEKFIHKWFATIPETGKQLCTALKEPGKERIQDLVKNPLRLTLLCWNWQSGDGKLPDTQAGLYQQFVDDFYKWKKDEFAINSHQRQELNVKLGELAKAAIDKEATRFRLRQDFVNRFLGDADDEKSLLNLALNRGWLNCVGIDTNRKPVYAFFHASFQEYFAAKAINDWHFFLKHNSKNPRLGTYRIFEPQWKQTILLWLGREEENLKWQKQQFINALVSFKDGCGKWNREDIDKGFYEYRAYFLAAAGIVEFKDFYRANEIVAQIVKWAIDMRSSIEEDAKSALQQTDRTKAIAALVQLLQSTSVSAYTRSKAADILRTIDPSSENAIAAFVQLLQSTSVSAYTRSKAADILRKIDPSSENTIADLVQLLQSTTVSDSTRREAADILRKIDPGNKNAIAALVQLLQSTSVSDSTRRQAADSLWTIDPGNENAIAALVQLLQSTTVDDYTRSKAADSLGTIDPGNKNAIAALVQLLQSTTVDDYTRRQAADSLWTIDPGNENAITGLVQLLQSTSVSDSTRRQAADSLWKIDPGNKNAIAALVQLLQSTSVSDSTRRQAADSLWKIDPGNENAITGLVQLLQSTSVDDYTRRQAADSLGRIGTGNKNAIAALVQLLQSTTVDDSTRRQAADSLGTIGTGNKNAIAALVQLLQSTTVDDSTRGQAADSLGTIGTGNKNAIAALVQLLQSTTVDDYTRRQAAYSLGAIDPGNENAIAALVQLLQSTTVDDYTRSKAADSLGTIDPGNKNAIAALVQLLQSTTVNDYTRRQAADSLWTIDPGNENAITGLVQLLQSTTVDDYTRRQAASSLGAIDPGNENAIAALVQLLQSTTVDDYTRSKAADSLGTIDPGNKNAIAALVQLLQSTTVDDYTRRQAADSLWTIDPGNENAITGLVQLLQSTTVDDYTRRQAASSLGEIIQNNQHRVEVVKALSGYWQLNYKYYDLAWKCAQNMPYPDFYQAWHQHNFATRTMRSLKKILFTRII; encoded by the coding sequence TTGACATCAACTGAAGGCGTTGCACTGCAAGTTGATGATGTTTACGTACCACTGGGATTAGTTGAGCGTAAAAAACAGCCAAAGCCTCAAGGTGATATCTCTCCAGAACAGGGTTCAGAACTGTATAAGGAGACAGAAATCACCAAAACATTTAAGCATGATGCTTTTTTAGAAGAAGTTCTCAAACAAAAGAACACGCCGAAAAGTCAGGGTAGGCGAATTGCAATTATTGGTGAACCAGGCGCAGGAAAAACAACACTTTTACAGCAGATTGCTGATTGGGTATCTTGTGAGATTGATCGGTCGATTGTGATTTGGGTATCTTTAGCAGATTTGCGAGGTCAAGAACTAAGACCTTATCTGTTCGAGACTTGGTTGACTCAAGTCGCACAGAAGACAGGTAAAGCTGAAGCCTCTAAGCAACTAAAAGATGATTTTGTTGCTTTATTTAAGCAAAGCAATGTGTGGCTGCTGCTAGATGGATTAGATGAAATGTCCGCATCTTCAGCTAATCCTCTCACAGAAATTGCACGGCAATTCCGTGAAGGAGGGTTAATTTCTCAAGCGCGAATTGTGCTGACTTGTCGGGTTAATCTATGGGATGGCAACGTTAATGCACTTGATGATTTTGATAACTATCGCACTTTAGATTTTTCTTATCCAGAACAGGTAGAAAAATTTATTCACAAATGGTTTGCTACTATTCCCGAAACTGGAAAGCAGTTATGTACTGCGTTGAAAGAACCGGGTAAAGAACGGATTCAGGATTTAGTGAAAAATCCTCTCCGGTTGACGCTGCTGTGCTGGAATTGGCAATCAGGAGATGGTAAGTTACCAGATACTCAAGCAGGACTTTATCAGCAATTTGTTGATGACTTCTACAAGTGGAAAAAAGACGAATTTGCTATCAACTCTCATCAACGTCAGGAACTCAATGTCAAATTGGGGGAATTAGCTAAAGCAGCAATAGACAAAGAAGCAACACGTTTTCGCTTACGGCAAGATTTTGTTAATCGCTTCTTGGGAGATGCCGATGATGAAAAGTCGCTGCTAAATTTAGCACTAAATCGCGGCTGGTTGAACTGTGTAGGGATAGATACAAATAGAAAACCTGTTTACGCTTTCTTTCATGCCTCATTTCAAGAGTACTTTGCTGCTAAAGCAATTAATGACTGGCATTTCTTTCTCAAGCACAATTCTAAAAATCCCAGGCTAGGAACTTATCGCATCTTTGAACCCCAATGGAAGCAAACAATATTGCTTTGGTTAGGACGAGAAGAAGAAAACCTCAAATGGCAAAAACAACAGTTTATTAATGCCTTAGTTAGTTTTAAAGATGGATGTGGCAAGTGGAATAGAGAAGATATAGATAAAGGATTTTATGAATATCGCGCCTATTTTTTAGCCGCAGCAGGAATTGTAGAGTTTAAAGATTTTTATAGAGCCAATGAAATAGTAGCGCAAATTGTCAAGTGGGCAATTGATATGAGGAGTTCAATCGAAGAGGACGCTAAATCAGCACTGCAACAAACAGACCGCACAAAAGCGATCGCAGCTTTGGTGCAACTGCTGCAATCAACTTCTGTGTCTGCCTACACCCGTAGTAAGGCAGCAGATATCTTAAGGACAATCGACCCAAGCAGTGAAAATGCGATCGCTGCTTTTGTGCAACTGCTGCAATCAACTTCTGTGTCTGCCTACACCCGTAGTAAGGCAGCAGATATCTTAAGGAAAATCGACCCAAGCAGTGAAAATACGATCGCTGACTTGGTGCAACTGCTGCAATCAACAACTGTGTCTGACTCCACCCGTAGGGAAGCAGCAGATATCTTAAGGAAAATCGACCCAGGCAATAAAAATGCGATCGCGGCTTTGGTGCAACTGCTGCAATCAACTTCTGTGTCTGACTCCACCCGTAGGCAAGCAGCAGATAGTTTATGGACAATCGACCCAGGCAATGAAAATGCGATCGCTGCTTTGGTGCAACTGCTGCAATCAACTACTGTAGATGACTACACCCGTAGTAAGGCAGCAGATAGTTTAGGGACAATCGACCCAGGCAATAAAAATGCGATCGCGGCTTTGGTGCAACTGCTGCAATCAACTACTGTAGATGACTACACCCGTAGGCAAGCAGCAGATAGTTTATGGACAATCGACCCAGGCAATGAAAATGCGATCACCGGCTTGGTGCAACTGCTGCAATCAACTTCTGTGTCTGACTCCACCCGTAGGCAAGCAGCAGATAGTTTATGGAAAATCGACCCAGGCAATAAAAATGCGATCGCTGCTTTGGTGCAACTGCTGCAATCAACTTCTGTGTCTGACTCCACCCGTAGGCAAGCAGCAGATAGTTTATGGAAAATCGACCCAGGCAATGAAAATGCGATCACCGGCTTGGTGCAACTGCTGCAATCAACTTCTGTAGATGACTACACCCGTAGGCAAGCAGCAGATAGCTTAGGGAGAATCGGCACAGGCAATAAAAATGCGATCGCTGCTTTGGTGCAACTGCTGCAATCAACTACTGTAGATGACTCCACCCGTAGGCAAGCAGCAGATAGCTTAGGGACAATCGGCACAGGCAATAAAAATGCGATCGCTGCTTTGGTGCAACTGCTGCAATCAACTACTGTAGATGACTCCACCCGTGGGCAAGCAGCAGATAGCTTAGGGACAATCGGCACAGGCAATAAAAATGCGATCGCTGCTTTGGTGCAACTGCTGCAATCAACTACTGTAGATGACTACACCCGTAGGCAGGCAGCATATAGCTTAGGGGCAATCGACCCAGGCAATGAAAATGCGATCGCTGCTTTGGTGCAACTGCTGCAATCAACTACTGTAGATGACTACACCCGTAGTAAGGCAGCAGATAGTTTAGGGACAATCGACCCAGGCAATAAAAATGCGATCGCTGCTTTGGTGCAACTGCTGCAATCAACTACTGTAAATGACTACACCCGTAGGCAAGCAGCAGATAGTTTATGGACAATCGACCCAGGCAATGAAAATGCGATCACCGGCTTGGTGCAACTGCTGCAATCAACTACTGTAGATGACTACACCCGTAGGCAGGCAGCATCAAGCTTAGGGGCAATCGACCCAGGCAATGAAAATGCGATCGCTGCTTTGGTGCAACTGCTGCAATCAACTACTGTAGATGACTACACCCGTAGTAAGGCAGCAGATAGTTTAGGGACAATCGACCCAGGCAATAAAAATGCGATCGCTGCTTTGGTGCAACTGCTGCAATCAACTACTGTAGATGACTACACCCGTAGGCAAGCAGCAGATAGTTTATGGACAATCGACCCAGGCAATGAAAATGCGATCACCGGCTTGGTGCAACTGCTGCAATCAACTACTGTAGATGACTACACCCGTAGGCAGGCAGCATCAAGCTTAGGGGAAATTATACAGAATAACCAGCATCGCGTTGAGGTAGTCAAAGCTTTAAGTGGTTATTGGCAATTAAATTATAAATACTACGATCTAGCTTGGAAATGCGCCCAGAATATGCCTTACCCCGATTTCTATCAAGCTTGGCATCAGCATAATTTTGCTACTCGTACAATGCGAAGCTTAAAGAAAATCCTCTTCACCAGAATAATTTAA
- a CDS encoding diflavin flavoprotein, whose product MVAVTDKTEKRLTIQTGEIAEDTTVIRSLDWDRDRFDIEFGLQNGTTYNSFLIRGEQTALVDTSHEKFRKLYFDILTGLINPTDIDYLIISHTEPDHSGLVKDLLQMSPDITVVASKVAIQFLEDLVHQPFKRKIVKNGDRLDLGNGHAIEFVIAPNLHWPDTIFSFDHKTQILYTCDAFGMHYCSDSTFDEDLKTIEADFHYYYECLMGPNARSVLSALKRMGELPTVKMVATGHGPLLSHHVEELIGRYRKWSQTQSKAETTVGIFYVSEYGYSDRLAQTIVNGISKTGVAVEIVDLGSAVDLQELRELVGRCTGLVIGMPPASGAAGIQAALSTVLGSAKEKQAIGIFETGGGDDEPTYPLLNKFRSLGLHVAFPVVEVRETPTNNTYKACEEAGTDLGQWVTRDRSIKAMKSLGADLDKALGRISGGLYIITAKKDEVSSAMLASWVTQASFKPLGLSIAVAKDRAIESLMQVGDRFVLNVLEEGNYQVLMRHFLKRFAPGADRFEGVRTQPAENGTPILTDALAYMECEVQSRMDCGDHWVVYSTVYTGRVSKPEALTAVHHRKVGNHY is encoded by the coding sequence ATGGTAGCAGTCACCGATAAAACTGAAAAACGGCTCACCATACAGACTGGAGAAATTGCTGAAGATACTACAGTAATACGTTCTTTAGATTGGGATCGCGATCGCTTTGATATTGAGTTTGGTTTACAAAACGGTACTACTTATAACTCATTTTTGATACGCGGTGAGCAAACAGCCTTAGTGGATACTTCCCACGAAAAATTCCGTAAACTATATTTTGATATCCTCACAGGCTTAATTAATCCCACAGATATAGATTATTTGATTATTAGCCACACTGAACCAGACCATAGTGGCTTAGTCAAAGATTTGTTACAGATGTCTCCAGATATTACAGTTGTGGCTTCTAAAGTAGCAATCCAATTTCTGGAAGATTTGGTACATCAGCCATTTAAGCGGAAAATTGTGAAAAATGGCGATCGCCTAGATTTAGGTAACGGTCACGCAATAGAATTTGTAATTGCTCCCAATTTACACTGGCCTGACACCATATTTAGCTTTGACCACAAAACCCAAATTCTTTACACCTGCGATGCTTTCGGAATGCACTACTGTTCTGATAGCACCTTTGACGAAGACTTAAAAACCATTGAAGCTGATTTTCACTACTATTATGAATGCTTGATGGGGCCAAATGCGCGGTCGGTATTGTCTGCCCTCAAACGGATGGGAGAATTACCAACCGTGAAAATGGTCGCCACCGGTCACGGGCCATTACTCTCCCATCACGTTGAAGAACTAATTGGACGTTACCGTAAATGGAGTCAAACCCAAAGCAAAGCAGAAACCACCGTTGGTATATTTTACGTTTCCGAATATGGCTATAGCGATCGCCTCGCCCAAACCATAGTCAACGGTATCAGCAAAACAGGCGTAGCCGTCGAAATAGTAGATTTGGGTTCAGCCGTAGACTTACAAGAACTGCGCGAACTAGTCGGACGTTGCACGGGACTAGTAATTGGGATGCCTCCTGCGTCTGGTGCTGCTGGTATTCAAGCTGCACTGAGTACAGTTTTAGGATCTGCCAAAGAGAAACAAGCCATAGGCATATTTGAAACAGGCGGCGGTGATGATGAGCCGACTTACCCCTTACTCAACAAATTCCGTTCCTTGGGCCTGCACGTAGCATTTCCTGTAGTGGAAGTGAGAGAAACACCCACAAATAACACTTATAAAGCGTGTGAAGAAGCGGGTACAGACTTAGGACAGTGGGTAACACGCGATCGCAGCATCAAAGCTATGAAATCCCTAGGTGCTGATTTAGACAAAGCCTTGGGGAGAATTAGCGGCGGACTATATATTATTACCGCCAAAAAAGATGAAGTCTCTAGCGCGATGCTAGCTTCTTGGGTGACTCAAGCCAGCTTCAAACCATTAGGATTATCAATTGCAGTCGCCAAAGATAGAGCAATTGAATCCCTCATGCAAGTAGGCGATCGCTTCGTCCTCAACGTCTTAGAAGAAGGTAACTATCAAGTCCTCATGCGGCACTTCTTAAAACGATTTGCCCCTGGTGCAGACAGATTTGAAGGAGTCAGAACCCAACCAGCAGAAAACGGTACACCCATCCTCACCGATGCTTTAGCTTACATGGAGTGTGAAGTGCAAAGCAGAATGGACTGCGGCGACCACTGGGTAGTATATAGCACAGTTTACACCGGACGAGTTTCTAAACCCGAAGCCCTGACAGCCGTTCACCACCGCAAAGTCGGAAACCATTACTAA
- a CDS encoding pantothenate kinase, which produces MKPYQHPRHIENIWLALEIGNSRQHWALFSGETLDCTWDTDYLPESVIQLLACCETLNDLQNRELWGMGTRGQGDKGVTSLPHRLSQNRLNAALPLTALPIVIASVVPKQTALWETYPNVHLITLDQIPLKNTYPTLGIDRALALWGAGMTWGFPMLVIDTGTALTFTGADANQCLVGGAILPGVGLQLTSLGQQTGQLPKLNIEVIQSLPPRFALNTPEAIQSGVIYTLLAGIKDFIADWWQLFPDGKVAIKGGDRVLLLNYLQALYPEITARLIVEPNLIFWGMQKIVMTYSVS; this is translated from the coding sequence GTGAAACCTTACCAACACCCAAGACACATAGAAAATATATGGCTAGCTTTAGAAATTGGCAATTCCCGCCAGCATTGGGCTTTATTCTCAGGCGAAACCCTTGATTGTACGTGGGATACTGATTATTTACCTGAGTCAGTTATACAGCTGTTGGCTTGCTGTGAAACATTAAATGATTTGCAGAATCGGGAATTGTGGGGAATGGGGACAAGAGGACAAGGGGACAAGGGAGTAACTTCGCTTCCCCATCGCCTTAGTCAGAACCGACTAAACGCCGCGCTACCGCTAACAGCACTCCCTATTGTTATCGCCTCTGTAGTACCAAAGCAAACCGCACTTTGGGAAACATACCCCAATGTTCATCTAATTACTTTAGACCAAATACCCCTCAAGAATACATATCCCACATTGGGAATTGACCGTGCTTTGGCTTTGTGGGGTGCGGGTATGACTTGGGGTTTCCCCATGTTAGTAATTGATACGGGGACAGCACTAACTTTTACAGGTGCGGATGCTAATCAGTGTTTAGTTGGCGGCGCAATTTTGCCGGGGGTGGGTTTACAATTGACGAGTTTAGGGCAACAAACTGGACAATTACCCAAATTAAATATAGAAGTAATTCAGTCTTTACCCCCACGTTTTGCCTTAAATACCCCAGAGGCAATTCAAAGCGGTGTAATTTACACTTTATTGGCTGGAATTAAAGATTTTATTGCAGATTGGTGGCAATTATTTCCTGATGGAAAAGTAGCAATTAAAGGAGGCGATCGCGTCTTACTATTAAACTATCTACAAGCCTTATATCCTGAAATAACTGCACGTTTAATAGTAGAACCAAATTTAATCTTTTGGGGAATGCAAAAAATAGTAATGACCTATAGCGTTTCCTAA
- the larB gene encoding nickel pincer cofactor biosynthesis protein LarB has protein sequence MTQTETLRSLLEAVANGKVTPDMALESLKDLAYEPVGEFAKIDHHRHLRTGFPEVIWGPGKTPEQIAQIMEVMRQRNPVVMATRIEPKVYTLLQPKVRGLRYYEQARICAIVPLEIEPQFEGVIGILSAGTADLPVAEEAAVTAELSGFRVQRLWDVGVAGIHRLLSNRHLLESASVLVVVAGMEGALPSVVAGLANCPVIAVPTSVGYGASFGGLAPLLTMLNSCAAGVGVVNIDNGFGAAVLAGQILRTAEKLRMASATS, from the coding sequence GTGACTCAAACTGAAACTTTGCGATCGCTCCTAGAGGCGGTTGCTAATGGTAAAGTTACCCCAGATATGGCTTTAGAGTCTCTCAAAGACTTAGCTTATGAACCTGTGGGGGAGTTTGCCAAAATTGACCATCACCGTCATCTGAGAACCGGTTTCCCGGAAGTAATTTGGGGGCCGGGTAAAACCCCAGAACAAATTGCCCAAATTATGGAGGTAATGCGTCAACGTAATCCTGTAGTGATGGCTACCCGCATTGAACCCAAAGTTTATACCTTATTACAACCAAAAGTTCGGGGATTACGGTACTACGAACAAGCAAGAATTTGTGCAATTGTGCCGCTTGAAATTGAACCACAGTTTGAGGGAGTTATTGGTATTCTCTCGGCTGGTACGGCTGACTTACCCGTTGCAGAAGAAGCCGCAGTTACAGCTGAACTTTCTGGGTTTCGTGTGCAGCGTCTTTGGGATGTGGGTGTGGCGGGAATTCATCGTTTGTTAAGTAATCGCCATCTGCTGGAGTCAGCATCAGTATTAGTTGTAGTCGCCGGGATGGAAGGTGCTTTACCCAGTGTTGTAGCGGGTTTAGCTAATTGTCCTGTAATTGCTGTACCTACCAGTGTGGGTTATGGTGCTAGTTTTGGCGGGTTAGCACCATTATTAACAATGCTCAATTCCTGTGCGGCTGGGGTGGGGGTAGTCAATATTGATAACGGTTTTGGTGCAGCAGTGTTGGCGGGACAGATTTTGCGAACAGCCGAGAAATTACGGATGGCATCGGCGACATCTTGA
- a CDS encoding alpha/beta fold hydrolase → MDTLLRNARRKLSQGLLFWREAGEGIPIVLLHGNWHESSQWGSVMALLAKDFHCFTPDLLGFGESENPNIHHSIDLQVECIAEFLEALKLEKVYLVGHSIGGWIAASYALKYPEQVDKLVLLAPEGVKIPGQEAYWQKMQRLVKRSPLFFKILRSLRSITKIFGLHEKIEQDWQTRQKIIQYPTACQLLFQRQTPEITAELLQSLLHKIEVPVLILQGSKDSPDALVRSEVYSKLIPQAEFKMISHAGNDLPKSCAGVVAGDIREFVFGNRK, encoded by the coding sequence ATGGATACGCTGTTACGTAACGCCCGGAGAAAGCTATCTCAAGGGCTATTATTCTGGCGTGAGGCTGGGGAAGGTATTCCTATCGTTTTGTTACATGGTAATTGGCATGAAAGTAGCCAATGGGGATCAGTAATGGCGTTGCTTGCTAAAGATTTTCATTGCTTTACCCCAGATTTATTAGGGTTTGGGGAGTCTGAAAATCCCAATATCCATCACTCAATTGATTTACAAGTGGAATGTATTGCTGAGTTTCTGGAAGCTTTGAAATTAGAAAAAGTGTACTTAGTAGGACATTCCATTGGGGGTTGGATTGCGGCTAGTTATGCCCTAAAGTATCCAGAGCAGGTTGATAAGTTAGTCTTGCTAGCACCGGAGGGTGTCAAAATTCCAGGACAGGAAGCTTATTGGCAGAAGATGCAGAGGTTAGTTAAACGATCGCCACTCTTTTTTAAGATACTGCGATCGCTGCGTTCTATCACTAAGATTTTTGGTTTACATGAGAAAATTGAACAAGATTGGCAAACACGCCAAAAGATAATACAATACCCTACAGCTTGCCAATTATTATTTCAACGACAAACACCAGAAATTACGGCGGAATTATTACAAAGTCTATTACATAAAATAGAAGTTCCGGTGTTGATTTTACAAGGAAGTAAAGATTCTCCTGATGCTTTAGTTCGTAGTGAGGTTTACAGTAAACTTATTCCTCAAGCGGAATTTAAAATGATTTCTCATGCTGGTAATGATTTACCAAAATCTTGTGCTGGTGTTGTGGCTGGAGATATTCGAGAGTTTGTTTTTGGGAATCGCAAATAG
- the argH gene encoding argininosuccinate lyase: MTEKQTWSQRFESALHPAIALFNASIGFDIQLIEYDLTGSQAHAQMLAHTGIISSQEGEQLVAGLEQIRQEYRQGQFQPGIDAEDVHFAVERRLTEIVGDVGKKLHTARSRNDQVGTDTRLYLRDQIQQIQQYLRDFQRVLLEIAEQNVETLIPGYTHLQRAQPLSLAHHLLAYFQMAQRDWERLGDVYRRVNISPLGCGALAGTTFPIDRHYTAELLHFDGVYANSLDGVSDRDFAVEFLCAASLIMVHLSRLSEEMILWASEEFRFVTLKDSCATGSSIMPQKKNPDVPELVRGKTGRVFGHLQAMLVIMKGLPLAYNKDLQEDKEGLFDSVNTVKACLEAMTILLREGLEFRTQRLAEAVTEDFSNATDVADYLAARGVPFREAYNLVGKVVKTSIAAGKLLKDLTLEEWQQLHPAFADDIYTAISPHTVVAARNSYGGTGFDQVNKALLAARSQMSE, encoded by the coding sequence ATGACCGAAAAACAAACGTGGAGTCAGAGGTTTGAATCAGCGTTGCATCCAGCGATCGCTCTTTTTAATGCCAGTATAGGTTTTGACATACAATTAATAGAATACGACCTCACAGGCTCTCAAGCTCATGCCCAAATGTTGGCGCATACGGGGATTATTTCCTCGCAAGAAGGAGAGCAACTGGTGGCGGGTTTAGAACAAATTCGCCAAGAATACCGCCAAGGACAATTTCAACCGGGTATTGATGCGGAAGATGTCCACTTTGCGGTGGAACGGCGGTTAACAGAAATTGTTGGTGATGTGGGGAAAAAACTACACACGGCGCGATCGCGTAATGACCAAGTAGGCACAGATACTAGGTTATATTTACGTGACCAAATTCAACAAATTCAGCAGTATTTACGGGACTTTCAACGTGTCTTATTAGAAATCGCTGAACAAAACGTAGAAACTCTCATCCCTGGTTATACCCACCTGCAACGCGCCCAACCCCTGAGTTTAGCTCATCACCTCTTGGCATACTTCCAGATGGCACAACGAGACTGGGAACGCCTAGGAGATGTTTATCGCCGGGTAAATATTTCGCCTTTGGGGTGTGGTGCTTTAGCTGGGACGACTTTCCCTATTGACCGTCATTACACAGCCGAGTTATTGCATTTTGATGGTGTTTATGCTAATAGCTTAGATGGGGTGAGCGATCGCGATTTTGCCGTTGAATTTTTGTGTGCTGCTAGCCTGATTATGGTTCACCTCAGTCGGCTATCTGAGGAAATGATTCTTTGGGCATCTGAAGAATTTCGTTTTGTCACCCTTAAAGATAGCTGTGCTACAGGTTCTAGTATCATGCCGCAAAAGAAAAACCCCGATGTACCAGAATTAGTCCGGGGCAAAACTGGCAGGGTATTCGGTCATCTTCAAGCAATGCTGGTAATTATGAAAGGATTACCCCTGGCATATAACAAAGACTTGCAAGAAGATAAAGAAGGGTTATTTGACAGCGTTAATACCGTTAAAGCTTGCCTGGAAGCCATGACTATTTTGCTGCGAGAAGGCTTAGAATTTCGTACTCAACGCCTAGCTGAAGCCGTAACAGAAGACTTTTCTAATGCAACCGATGTTGCAGATTATTTGGCAGCAAGAGGAGTTCCTTTCCGAGAAGCCTATAATCTTGTAGGTAAAGTTGTCAAAACCAGCATTGCCGCCGGTAAACTATTAAAAGATTTAACCCTAGAAGAATGGCAACAACTGCACCCAGCCTTTGCAGATGATATTTATACAGCCATATCTCCTCATACCGTTGTAGCCGCTCGCAACAGTTACGGCGGTACTGGTTTTGATCAGGTAAATAAAGCACTTTTAGCTGCCCGTAGTCAAATGTCTGAGTAA